In Oreochromis niloticus isolate F11D_XX linkage group LG22, O_niloticus_UMD_NMBU, whole genome shotgun sequence, the sequence tttcgatgtggaggagcagcggctctactctgagcccctcccggatggccgaacttctcaccctatctctaagggagaggccagccacccttcggaggaagctcatttccgccgcttgtatccgctATCTCGTTCTTTCTATGCAGAATTTTATATTGTATGCATTTGCTCCTCGCCTCCTTAACATAAATCCCATTTTCTGCCAAAATTCCCATCCATTTTTTGTTTGGAATTGGTGCATTTAAATCTTTCTGCCACAAAGTTTTAATATTCGAACACCCACTTCTATTATCATTTACCAACTCATAAAAGCATTATGCTGTGTGGCGCTCCCGAGGCATATTTATAAAATTTAGAACAAGATTTCCATGTCCCCTTCTGAACTTCGACATCACACAATGTCTAATTTGCAAATATCTCCAAAGATTTTCCTTCCCTTCCAATTTGTATGTTTGGACAAGATCTATATAGGACATAAATTCCCCATCTTTAAATAAGTCACTAATAACATTTATGCCACGAGACTGCCACAATTTCCAAAACACCATTTTTTTCCCTATACAAATAGCTGGATTGTTCCAAGGAGATGAGTAAAACTGCACATGAGGTGATATTTTAAGAATTCTATATTAAGCCATACCTGGCTAGAGTGAAGCAAAATTGGGTTTGTTGAAGTGCGACTTTGAGACAGCATACATTTAGGGTCAAAATGGGTATAAATCTCAGACTCTATACTCAGCCACTCCTGTCCAGCTTGATTTTTTCCCCAGTAATTAACCAATTTAGCCACCTCAAATGAGATTGAATATAGTCTTGGACTGGGTAAACTTAAGCTGCCCTTCTCTCTAGGGCCATATAATTTACTTAGCTTGATTCTTGCCCTTTTGCCATCCCACAGAAACTGCTTAATTAAGTTTTCATTCTGTTTGAAGAAAATGGGCAGTATCACAGTTGGTAACATGATTACTACGTAGTTGAATTGGGGAGCTATAATCatttttacaatatttattttgccccacaatgagatttttaatttgctccatttttctatatttgtttttatttttagtaggACTGGGTCAAAATTGAGTTGGCGTAGGTCCTCCATATCTTGGCTTAGCCTAATCCCGAGATACTTCATCCCTCTAGGTACCCATCCTCAAATTAACCCTCTATTATAGACCCTCTCAGGGATGTaggtaagatttttttttttttagcaagaaTGTAGCTGTTGCTCCCTCAGTGTTAGCTGCCAGCAATGTTGCCTGAGCTAGGAAGCTTACTTTAACATGTTTtgaaaatcattgcattctgcttttatttaccATTCCTCTCTGTACCAAACATTGTGGGAAACAGGTTTACAATGTTAAGGAGTCAGAGCAGTAAGAGTGCATATTTGAACTCATTTAACCTCCATTACGATCGGTAGGTGATTGTAACCTTGAGCAAAGAATGTGTGGGCAAAGATCTAAAACAACTGTGAGCTGTGTTTCAGGTAATTAGGCACTTTTTGTGACTTTGTATAAGGCAGGTGCGTTTATGACTGAGAAGAAACTCTGTGGCTGATTAGATAAAGTTTGTATTCACACAATGAGAATGCTATATTGATCGCTTTACAGagctttcttttgtttcaacttttatttaatcattccataaaatataaaaataaaataaaaatatgaataatataattatagttaaaaatataaatcttaTGTAGCAGTAACTAGGtgtgccagcaggtggcagcaacGTCATGGAGTCTCACGTGTGATAAACAGCAGGGAGACGACGAGGAAGAGGAGACGAAGAAGAGGCGACCATGTTGATTTaaaggaagaagaaacacaATAGAGGAGAAATTTatatccagaaaaaaaaatcagtgattgAAGCTTATTGTAAAGGAAATAGTTGATCGACCGCGCAGTGAGTGTTCCttgcagaaaaataaaataataaaggtAGGTTTGCGGAGCTTTGAGGCGTTTactttctgtaaaaaaaacatctgagtTGCTATTAGCAGATTAGCATGTAGCTAACGTTAGCGAGTGGAGTTATTTGTGTTAAATTAGTCGGGAGGATAGCCCTATTCCATGAAGCTTTAGTTGAAACATTACAAAACAAATTAACCCAGTCAAAGTGCATTGTTATCGCATTGTTATCGTTATGAGAAATTAAAAGATCATAAAAAGTAAAAGACGAACGAACGTTTTAGCGGCTCAGTTGCTCGTTAACTTTAGCTCCGTTAGCATAACGTATTTAGTGTTTCTCCTTAGAGGCAACGTTACTGTAAGATATTAATCAATAAAAGAAGATGAGTAAATGTTATCAAATCAACAATAATTGTTTTGGTGTGTTAAAGTTAATTAATTTCAGACTGCGTTTGGAAAACTGCGTGAAAATTAAGTTTAAGCTAATGTGAAGTCTGAAcggtggaggaaaaaaaacttggTAAAGTTGAGACGCTGTGAGCAGCTTTTGGCAATCGATTCAAACTGtgattgtttgatttgtttcaAGCTGATTTTAGCCTTCAGTAAAGGATAgactcaatttaaaaaaaaaaaaaaatcctgacagTTTGGGCTGCGTTAATCTGAGGGCTGCCACCTGGCAGGTTCGCCTCTCTAACCTCGGAGTGCTGAAGCAGCGTGTCGCTTTCTGCAAATAACTGCCGCTTTTATTTATCACTGTTCAGGGCAGAAGTCGGCCAACTTTACTAACAAAAGAGCAGATTCTCAACAACTTTAACTAAAGGGGGAGGGGTCTGCAAGAAGCCAAAAACGCAGTTTGAGCTTTTTAATAAAAGTGGCACAGCCTGTTGAGTATGGTGTTTTAATACGGAAATATTCAATGTTTCTATATACTGAATATTCATTAGTTAGTTACTCTGTAGGTATTCTGTAATTAATCTATATGCTTATAAACGAACTACTACTAACTGTTCACTTCTTAAAAATATAGCACTATTATTTCACTATGTTGCATTTAGCAtcaatatttaatataaaatcATGTAAGAATGCTGCCAGTTTAAAGAAAGAATTAATAAATATTAGACAACAGTACATTCCTAAGAAAAGTCCGCtttgatgatgattttttttttttcccctgtgcaTTTTTACATCTGCAGCATGTCACTACTCTTCTTTTACCCACATTTGCAAATATCTATACAGGGATCGAGGTGACCGTGTTTATTTACTGAGGCCAGCAGTGGGCTTTTGGAGTTTAACCGTTGTCAAATATGTGagaatgacaggcaggctgGGTTTGTGTGTGGCCCACTGTGGCTGCTGCTCCATTACTCCAAAGCCAACTGACTGTGTGTGTAACATTTCTTCAGAGACATCCTTAACAGAACAGATTAGACTTAAGAGTTAGATCTATGCCATAGGTACATCATAACCACAGACCCCACTGAAACCCTGCGACCTGACTACATGTCACATTAGTGTATTTTGTGATGCATATTGGGATTGGCTTGTTTATTTCTTGTGTTTGCCCCATCTTATTACCTGCTACTTtttaactgcagtttttgaATACATGTTTGAAGGGAGAATAATCATACAAACCACTGCTACACAACCACAAGGTAATTAACACGATGCACAAGTATGAATACTAGCAACAGAGGTGACCATTTGGCTAGATTTCATTGAAAGATCTACAAAGATTCAGTACAGCAGCAGTAAATCAATTCTAATTGTTTCTTACTGTAGGATGTTGGAGATAACTGCCCCGGTACATATCTGCAATTCAGTAAGTTGAAATGAGAAGCTGCAGATCTCAATTTTTGGAGGGAATTCTGATATAGATGATCAGGCATGTCTTTGACACTCAGGAGttttaatctcctgctaaatGTGATGGTGTGAATCCTTTTAATTTCCCTTTTGTTTAGTTAGAGGTAGTTTTCAGTTGAAACAGTAGTGGTTTATTGGTGGCATTATGAAAAGTTAAAACAGGATCTGGAACATCCCCACCTACGCTGTCATCTCTGCTGTCACAGATAGTGAGCGCTGAAAATAAATTTATTTGCCAACAAAACggaacaaaaaatatttgttagTGTTTGAGTCTGCTCTGAAACGGGGCAGCTGTAAAGCTATGGAGCCCACTGTGAGTCCTACCTATTTTtatgcaaagaaatcaaattacAAGTAACCTGATAAGAAGTTAAACATGGCAGCCTGATGGCTTTAAATGCAAACATCCCAAAAATGCCAAACTGATTATTTATGAGATCTtacttctttttctcattttgtaatCATAAACTGCCATTACCTATTTTGGGTTTTGATGTCATCTTCGGTGCAACTGATGATCAAGGAAGTAAATAGGTAAACTACTTATAACTGGGACTTAAAGTCAGCTGTTCATGGtcatttaaaaatttaaaatcttgTGCACTGATTTCTTTTAGGTGAGGAGTCTGAGTTGTTGGCTTTGACTCTGAGGAGGCAGCGGGCGATCAGGCCACAACTCACACTTCAGACTGAGCTGAAGACCTGTGGTGTCGAAGGAGAGAAGGTCAAACACCTGGAGGAGAAAGGAAACTCACActcccccacacacacactgaagacTCAGCAAGGGTGGAAAGCTTTTTGGGCTTTGGACTCAGTTACCCCTTGTGTGATTTTTGATTTCAGGATCCATTTTTTTGGAGTGACTTATACCCACACAGTGGAAATAAACAGAAAGCATTACGGACTATAATTTTGGGGAAATACTTGTACAAAGTtgggcattttttttctttttttgtcaagaACAGGGATATTGAGCAACTCTAATGGACTCAAACGTGGAAATAAGAAATACTGTTCAATTTACAAAGAGAAGTTTAAGTATTGAAGTAAGATTATATTGAAGATCCCCAAGTTCAGATTGCCTTAGTTGTTCTGTTTCAGGACTTCAACCGCTTTGATACTTGTTCACATATAATTTTTCTATATTGTGGACAAGTATATTCATGCATATGAATGCAAATTTCTCTTCATTTTGAAGAGCTCTTgtgtaaaaagtttttttttttcttttttggttgttgttttgtgtaCGTCAGTCACTCTGTTGTTGAAGGGGACCGAACTGCACGTacgtgtgtatatgtaaataCTACGAATCCACTTCTGTCGTCAGCTTTGgacttaaaacaaaaaaagagagagaatatCATTTGTTAATgctttattaaacttttttacATCTGAagagaatttttaaaaattaaacctAAGACGCAAAAATCTAATACTTcaaaggacagaaaaaaagaagacaaaaacaggGAAAATGGCAACCGCCAGAACAGAAAATGTGGGCCCGGTCGTCATGGGACTGAATAAGCAGAACGGGCAGCTTAGAGGGCAGACCAAACCAGCTGCAGTCCAGCCAGCACCAACAACTCAAGGAAAGACTTTGGGTGCTCCCCAGAAAGCAGGAGGAGCCTCTCAGGACGGAGGTGGTATTAAGTTTGGAGATGACTGGAAAAAGAGCCTACAGCTCCCTCCCAAAGACAACAGGGTCAAAACCTCAGTGAGTTAAAATTTGATTTCAGTTTCTTATCATGCTTTTGCTTCAGGCTTCAGTTTTCTCCTGATGTCCTAACCATTTCTGTGACCACTGCAGGATGTGACGTCCACAAAGGGGAATGAGTTTGAAGATTATTGTCTCAAAAGAGAACTCCTGATGGGCATCTTTGAGATGGGTTGGGAGAAACCTTCCCCTATTCAGGTATGCTCAATATTTATTATCATTTATCTTCTTTCCAAATAGACCCCATTGATTAACTTTCCAATTTTATGTTAACGCATGTAACCATTCTGCTGGGCATTTCTTTACTAGACAAACACATTTGTCTGTATTCTGTTATGTTtttggcggggggggggggcattttTGACAGTATATACACCAATATCAGTTGATTTGTGCGTCAGcatttgactttttaaaaaaaatatttgttttcatcctttgtttcttttgtactcggcaaaaataaacattaaaagtaAACCTCATCAGCATGGTTGATGTGGTTCACTTTTCAGATCAGGATTATTTATCATTATAAAGTAAATCAGATTTATTAACCTTTACAAatcttgtttgttgttttttaatcaaataatttctttaaactttaaatataaCTGAACTGGAAAAAATTATAAATGTGAACTgacataaaaatgtaacagcctGGTGACAAGACAAGTGAATTATTGCAAAACAGAATCTAGCACAATAGTGGCTTTATCCCCATTACCTAATTTTAACTATCACTGTggatgaaggggaaaaaaaactgggTTACTTGTACGGTCATacagttttatacattttattttgtttgtttgatttgagAGATGCTAACACATGCTGACACAATtcgggttgttttttgtttttatggtccACCTTAAAAGCACAAATGCCATGGTTTATTTGTGCGTATAgtccataaaataaaaaagcgaGTATGTTTATGTAATGAGACAGACGGTTTGCCTGTTGGTTCCTTGCAGGAGGAGAGCATTCCCATCGCCCTGTCTGGACGGGACATTCTGGCCCGAGCCAAGAATGGAACAGGGAAAAGTGGAGCCTATCTCATCCCACTGCTGGAAAGGATAGACCTGAAAAAGGACCACATACAGGGTGAGGCACTGCCTTTGGTTTTATAGTTGGACTCCAACTGTAAGCTTTACTGGCTACAGTTCTAACTACCTTTTTCTTTAAGGTTTTTTAACTTCTATGCTATGTTTCCATTTTAGCTGACATGGCATTTCCTTCAGTTTGTCTAGAAAACAAAGCATGTGCTATAGAAAGAGAAGCTAATGCATCGTCATTGTCTCGTCAGCCTTGTTTGTTCCTTTGGTTCCAAGCTTTGTCCTTGCCTTCAAAGCAgatttcacacatgcactgcagcccAGATCCTTTCTAGGACTGAGCCAACAGGGATGCATCTCAGCCTGCCATTAACCTTTAAGTTCTCAAGTGCAAAGTCTCTGTGATGTTTGAAGGCACAGCTAATTTGTGCTGCTTACTGCACTTTTAATTCAGACAGCTAACCCGAACCCAGCAAAGAGTGGACTGtctcctgctgtgtgctgcCTAGCAGAAAAGACAACTGTAAAACTAAAAAGCCAGATTAATTTCATGTGTAAAACAGCTTGTGAAATTGTATACCATCCTTCATGTTTGTAATCtctacctttttaaaaaaaaaaaaaaaattccagccATTGTCATGGTGCCCACTCGTGAGCTGGCACTGCAGATGAGCCAGATCTGCATCCAGCTCAGCAAACACCTGGGAGGAGTCAAAGTCATGGCCACCACCGGGGGCACCAACCTGAGAGATGACATCATGCGTCTGGATGAGACCGGTAAAGATTCATATCAACCAGCTTTGTGGTACTTTTATCCATGAGAGGTTCTGCAGGTTGTCGTGTGACAAACATTACAGTTAACAGTCTGCGTTAACTGTTGTTAAATATTGTCACAAAATGCCTTGTAGAAAGGAAATTTTGATGATAATCATAGTTCTGTTTTCATAATAGTGCATGTGGTCATCGCCACGCCTGGCAGGATCCTGGACTTGATAAAGAAGGGAGTGGCAAAGGTGGATAAAGTCCAGATGATGGTGATGGATGAGGTAAATATGAGTAAAGTCATTTCAGAAACTAGTTGTTGTTTTATGTATTGTAGTGTTGTATCAGGTAAGAAAAGAGGCTTGCTTCGTGGTTATTATTATTCCGTTTCTCTTCAGGCGGATAAGCTGCTGTCTCAGGATTTTGTGGTGCTCATTGAAGATATTATTAGTTTCCTGGCCAAGAACAGACAGATCCTGCTCTACTCTGCAACCTTCCCCATCAGTGTGCAGAAGTTCATGGTGAGTAGACGGCTAATTACTGCGCTGCTTGTCCAACCTGCTGGCTCTGAGCCACTTGGCTCCACTTAGCTTACACTGCAGACCGAGCTGCACTCCTGTCGCGCCCaaatctgtttctttctttgttgtaGACATTTCCGGGGTTGATTCAGCTAAAGCAAATTTAGTTTCCAGTCACAGGATACGATTGCTTTGACTGTTTGTAAAAGTCTTTTTTGAAATTCTGAGTATCTAAGCAGGTACTACTTGTGTGGTGATTTCAGTGACAATGCATCCAAAAAGAAATTTCTCCATAAAGAAGAGCAGAAAATGATCATGACAGAAATGTCTTATAAGCTTTTACAGttctgaaaacacatttttaaaagcactGTGTAAACTGTTCTCTCTGTCTTTGCTGTAGGCCAAGCACCTTCAGAAGCCCTATGAGATAAACCTGATGGAGGAGCTGACTCTGAAGGGCATTACTCAGTACTATGCCTACGTCACAGAGAGGCAGAAAGTTCACTGCCTCAACACACTCTTCTCCAGGGTAACTGACTCTCTGTTAACTGTGGTTACTTTGTGAACCAGCAGCCTTGTGTCCACAAGTATACTTCTTTCAAAGTGATAAGTTAACCACTGTTAATCCAGTGTTTCCTGCTTAAACTTTACTCCCTTtacctttaatttttttcttttttattcctttcTTTAAAAGGTTTTATCAAATAAGGAAACACAGGCTTGTTGCTTTTACTGTCCACAGATGAAAAAGCCCTTAAAGGCTCATTCTGAGCTATGAAtaacttcttttcttttgtttttttctcgtCTCTATCATAGCTTCAAATCAACCAGTCAATCATCTTCTGTAACTCCACTCAGAGAGTGGAGCTCTTGGCCAAGAAGATCACTCAGCTGGGCTACTCCTGCTTCTACATCCATGCTAAAATGATGCAggtgagaacaatgtttttacGCTAACAGAACATTAGTGGGCTCTCAAATTAATGACAGGCGCGAAATAAAAGAATATGCCTGGTTGTAATCCTTTATCTATATAAATATTAGTGTTAGATTCTTTTAAAACCTTTAAGATTACTTTGACCACAGTATTAAAATACCTGAATATTTCAATGAGGAATACATTTTCTTCAGGCTGAAGAAAAGCAAATCCTGATGTTGGATACTTAATGAATTGCGATCATTTGTTTTCTCCAGGAATACAGAAACCGTGTGTTCCACGACTTCAGAAATGGACTGTGCAGAAATCTGGTGTGCACTGGTGAGTTTTAACTGGATAATCTACTCATGCATCACAAAAGCCTCAGAGTTAATCCAGGATATGTTGTAGCACTGCGGTAATCTTCTGTTGCCTTCCAATAGATCTGTTCACCAGAGGAATTGACATTCAGGCGGTAAACGTGGTTATCAACTTCGACTTCCCGAAGAACGCCGAGACTTACCTCCATCGTATTGGAAGATCAGgtatgtgttgttttgtttgtaaatgtaaatcGTTAAAGCttacctgctttttttttttttttttttttttttttttttttttccttaatgtAATTCTTTTCCAGGATGCTTGTATTTAGCTAGAAATCACATAAATAGAAACTGAACCCCTGATGCACaacgagagaaaaaaaaaaggtttcttttcttctgtcacagttaaAACTATCATTTTAACTATCAGAGGTCTAAATATCCTGTCTTAACCCTAAAGCCACAGTTACAGTTGGTCACTGGTTTATTTGTAGTCTTCtgctaaacagaaaaataagtcACTACTTCACCACTGAAAGAGATGAAGCAAAAGACCAGATTTTCTGCAGAACAACTTATTGGTGTAGAAACTGGCCCAGGTTACAATTCAGCATCAGTTTATAATATCGGCCATCCCAAGGTACTTTATCGTAAGATGCAggcagtagaacaaaaacactGTCAATGAGACGATCCCCCTGGGAGCAACCTGGTAACTGTGGGgaagaagaactccctttttaaGAGGAAGAGTCCTCCAACAGAATCAGATTTTGCTGACTGATGCAACATGTTGGGTTGTGAGGGAGGAAAAAGGAGATCATAGCTTTACAAAAACTGGCCTTACTGCCTGTAAGGATGACAGTGCTGAGCATAAACTGGTATTCGCTGTAACCGTTGCCCTGTTTTTACAGAGTAAATGTCCCTCAGTTTATGGCAGTTTGATAAATGTTGTTGTCATAGCCTTTGCAATCAGGCTTTAACGCTTTAATCTGTGACTCAACTGCCTTCAAAAAGTACTGTTTGTAATTTAACGTCCATTCTGAACTTGTGAAAGCCGCCTCTGAAAAATATGGTCTGTGTTA encodes:
- the LOC100707815 gene encoding probable ATP-dependent RNA helicase ddx6 codes for the protein MATARTENVGPVVMGLNKQNGQLRGQTKPAAVQPAPTTQGKTLGAPQKAGGASQDGGGIKFGDDWKKSLQLPPKDNRVKTSDVTSTKGNEFEDYCLKRELLMGIFEMGWEKPSPIQEESIPIALSGRDILARAKNGTGKSGAYLIPLLERIDLKKDHIQAIVMVPTRELALQMSQICIQLSKHLGGVKVMATTGGTNLRDDIMRLDETVHVVIATPGRILDLIKKGVAKVDKVQMMVMDEADKLLSQDFVVLIEDIISFLAKNRQILLYSATFPISVQKFMAKHLQKPYEINLMEELTLKGITQYYAYVTERQKVHCLNTLFSRLQINQSIIFCNSTQRVELLAKKITQLGYSCFYIHAKMMQEYRNRVFHDFRNGLCRNLVCTDLFTRGIDIQAVNVVINFDFPKNAETYLHRIGRSGRFGHLGLAINLITSEDRFNLKAIEDQLVTDIKPIPSSIDKSLYVAEYHSTSGDCDVEEVEEKRQQDST